The genomic window GCAGGCAGCGAGTGCTGCGATGAATATACCCGACTTCATCTGGTAGAAATGGTTCATGTTGGTTACCCCACCTTATTTCAACTACACCTTTGTAACACAACTGCGGGCCAGATCGTTACAAAGACAAAGGTTTTCTCATTTCGTTCTCATTACCCGAGCCAATAACCAATTCGCTATATATGAAATCGGTTATTTAATCGGTGGGATATTACGTACAAAAGTAATACAGTCGGAAACAGGTGATATCAATTTTGCAAAAATTCACAAAAAAGTATACTTGTGCGCAAGTGCTTTCAAAATAAGTAGTTGTGTCAGCGAAATTTCGAAAAAAGTCACCCGTGCGAGGAAAAAATTGCCGAAACCTGATGGCTCGAGGATATATTATATGTGCATGGAAATAATTCCATGCTTTGGATTTGATCTTTGACAACTCGAAACTACCCACCGATAAGGCGTTCCTCAGCCGTGCAGCACGTTATTTACAGAAACTTTTTCAGTTCTGCAAACAATGCTTCACACATTGTGCGAACAGAATTACGTTGCATGAGTTCTTCAGTGGCATTCATGATCATTCTGATATGTATTTTTCCTTCGCTGACATTCGGGCGGTGCAACTCCAGTCGAATACGAATTGGTACGGTGCTTTTTTTGGGAAAGATCTTCCCCAGCCAGCCTGATTTGGGAGATTCCACCGCAAAATCAAAGCGTGCATCGAGTTTGCCGGGCTGAGTATCGAGAATTGTGGCACCGATGGAGGTTAAAAACCCACCCAGTTTCATGCTGGCAATAGCATCTGGCATCCAGGCATCTGTTTCAAACACCATTTCGTTAGAAGATATTTCTGGCATGTCAGGCAAACTTTCCGCCAGAGGCACCACTTCACGCACTCCTGCTGGTCGGGTGGCATCCCATATATCGGTTCCCAATGCCACGCCAAACTGCTTTGCTAACGCACCCGCACTACCTGGGCGTTCTGGTGGGTATTTGCTTAGGCAATTCAGAATCAGCCGCTCAATTTGTGGGGGAATATGGAAAACTTGAATCGAAGCAAAACTGGGTGGTGCTGCCTTCAGGTGTGCATCAATTAATTTGCCCACATCTTCATAAGGAAATGGAAGCTGGCCAGTAACCATTTCGTAAAGCATCACTCCCAGGCAGTAAATATCTGCACGGGCATCGGTGGTTTCACCACGTAACTGCTCTGGCGATATGTACTTCGGTGTGCCCTGCGTGCGAACAACATCCTTCTTGCCAGCCAGTTGATCCGTGGTCAGATAGGGCTGTGTCATTGCGGAAGCGATGCCAAAATCCATTACTTTGACCAGTTCTTCACTGGTGCCAGCCCCCACCACCATGATGTTGCCGGGTTTCAGATCGCGGTGAACAATTCCCGCAAGGTGTGCGGTCTGCAGTGCATGGCAAATACACCCCAGTAACCAGCCACATCGTGGTAAATCCAGCCGTTTTTCGACGCGCAGAATGTCTCGCAGCAGGCTGCCGGGGACAAATTCATATACAAGGCACGGCCCGGCAACAGGATCAATCCCACGGTCGAGCAGTTCGACAATGTACGGGTGGTGCAGATGCCCAGCAAACTGCATTTCCCGAATAATCGACTCCCGACCTGTTTTTGTCAGTTGCTTTTGTGGTTTCAGTACTTTTACCACCACACTACGTGCGGGATCGTTGATCGGCCGGGCCAGAAAGACATCGCCCATCCCGCCTGACCCGATTTTGCCCAATGATTCGTACTGATTCAGATAGATCTGCTGCATACACCACTTAACTAAGCATGAATTGGGCAATTCGGGTTAATTGTTTATTATATCCGCAGCACCCAACTCAAAGCGAACACCCACGAAATTGCAATCGCCCCACAGCAAAATTCCATGGTGCACGCTTCCGGCTTGTTTTGTCCGGTTGCACTTCCCGAATTCGCGTCTTCGCGGTCGATTTTGAAAAAATACCGAAATCTCACTCAAGAGCCCTCTTTTCTGAGAAGGAAGAGCGGTGTGGTCACCTAATCCCATCAAACGGACAAATTGTAACAATTGGGCAAAAGTGGGTAATTTAAAGAAGATGTACCGATCCTGATATGCCTATCTTGCGGATTTTACCCACGCACCATCAATTCGGTGGGTATCAATGCCGATGAATTTCCCTGTAACGCATTGGCAGTGGGACGCTGCCTGCAGTGAAATTGGGAGTTCCAAAGGAATGGTTATGAAACGCTTCCGTATGCGTCTGTTTGCTTCATTGTTTATCGTCGGTGGGTTCAACCAATTTGCTCACGCAGCCCCACCCCCCGCTGTGAATGATATTCTGGCTTTTAAACCACGGATCGGTGGGGTGGAAATTACCATTCCTGCTGGTGCCCAGCTTTCCGCTTGTAAAGTGGAAGCGGCCAAAAAAGGTGACTCGGTAATCGGCTGGATTCTGACCGATGGCAACGGCAACACGTTGCGAAAATTTGTCGATGCGTCTGGCAGTGGCCAGATCAATACCTGGTCTTACTTCCGCGATGGCGTCGAAGCGTATCGGGAAATCGATTCCAATAACAACAATCGCGTCGACCAATACCGCTGGCTGGGTAAAAATGGCAGCAAGTGGGGTGTTGATGTCGATGAAGATGGCAAAATCGATTCCTGGCTGGCCATTTCACCCGAAGAAGTCAGTCAGGAAATTCTGGCTGCCATCGGCACTCGCGATTTTGAACGGGTAAAGGCACTGATGCTTACCCAGAAAGACGTTGAAACACTGGGTCTGCCACCCGCAGAGTTGAGCCGTTTGAACGAAAAAATGGCTGCTGCTGGAGCTGATTTTCAGAAAACCTGTGCCGCACTGGTCAATGTTGATGACAAAGCGGTCTGGCTGCACCTGGAAACCCGCAAACCAGAAACACTGGCTGCGGATGAACTGGGATCAAAAATCGATCTGATTCGTTACCCCCACGCCACCATCCTGGCCCAGGTGGGCAATGGTACCGATACCAAAACCCAGAATATTCAGACTGGCGAACTGATTCAGGTGGGCCGAGCCTGGCGCATTGTGCAGGCACCTTACGGTGGTTTACCCGAAGAAGCGGTTGCCAGCAATAATATCGGCGGCGTGCGAATTCCTGCCGGAGCTGAAAAATTCATCGAAGAGTTGAAAACGCACGACACGAACGCCGCACCTGCAGACCGCGCTCAGTTGACCGATTATCACCTGAAGCGGGCTGCGATTCTGGAAAAGATTGTTGCCTTGATCAAACCAGATGATCGTGCTAATCGCGATGTGTGGGTGCGTCAGGTGGCGGAAAGTTACGCTGCGGCAGCACAGCAGCTAGATGGCACCGCACTGCAAAAGCTGGATGGCCTCCGCCAGCAACTGGAAAAAACCAACGACCCGGAATCGGTGAAGTTACTGGCCTACGTGACCTTCCGCACGCTGACTGCGAATTATGCAATTCGTCTCGCCCAGTTTGCCAGCCAGAAAGAGCCAAACCCACAGGATATGCAGAAACTGCAGGACGACTGGAAAGCCACACTAACCAAGTTTGTCAGTGATTTTGGCACCGCAGATGATACCCCCGATGCCATGATGCAACTGGGCATGGTTTATGAGTTTGCAGGTAAGGAAGACGAAGCCAAAAAGTGGTACGAACTGCTGATCAAGAATTTCGATCGCCACCCGCTGGCAAGAAAGGCTCAAGGCTGCCTGACCCGGATGAACCTGGAAGGGAAACAACTGGAACTGGTCGGAAAAACCCTGGCCGGAAACCAGTCCTTTGATGTGAAAGCTCTGGCAGGTAAAGTCGTCGTGGTGTATTACTGGGCAAGCTGGAACGGAACCGCAATGGATGATTTCAAAAAGATCCGCATTGCGATGGCCCAGTATAAAAATGTGGAACTGGTGGGGGTCAATCTTGATAACAATCCCGCATCGGCCATCGATTTCCTGAAACAGAACGAAATCGGGAATGGCGTTCACATCCACGAAACCGGTGGTCTGGAAAGTGGTCTGGCAACACAATACGGGATTACCGTGCTGCCGAATATCTTCATTACCAACGCACAAGGGATCGTGGTAGACCGTAGTGCCCAGGCTACCACACTGATCGACGATTTGAAAAAAGCTGGTGCGAAGTAATCGAGGATTAATCGCCCTGCTTCTCATCAAGCAATTTCATGAATCTGCTTTAGGCACAAAGTGCAGCAGCACCTAACACTTTTCAGCTATTTTCTCAAAATTCAGAAAATACCAAAACGTTCCACGTGGAACACTGACAATCGTTTGAATGTCGTAGGGCGATTACAGGTATGCCTGACAGGTGCCATCACCTCACCCTACGTGGGATGGGCATTTGATATAAAAGGATTGTGTAAACATCGCCCATCGAATGGAATCGCCTGTAATGGAGGGCAAGCGGTATTGCAATGAGTGCGATCACAAGAACTTTGGAAGCTGGCGTGGTGACGCTGACGATTGATCAGCCCGACCAGAAAGTCAATATTCTGTCCACCAGTTTATGGAAAGAACTTGGTTCCCACCTGGAAGAAGTGGGGAAACTGGAATGTCGCGGCGTGATCATTCAAAGTGGCAAGTCGGGCAACTTTCTGGCTGGGGCTGATTTGAAGGAATTGAGCGGCGAACCCTCCGCAACCGATGTGCGGAACTTTATCGACCGTGGTCATCGCGTGTTATTCCAATTGGAAGAGCTTTCCTGTCCCACGGTGGCCTGCATTGATGGTGCCGCACTGGGTGGGGGTTTCGAACTGGCCATGGCGTGCGATTATCGTCTGATTGGCAGTTCGCCCAAGTGGAAGCTCGGCATGCCCGAACTGAACCTGGGCGTGATCCCCGGTTGGGGCGGCACCCAGCGACTGCCACGATACGTGGGGATCGAAGAAGCGATCATGCGCCTGATTTCTGGCGAATCATACGACCCACAAGATTTGCCACCGGAAGATTTCATCAGCGATTATGTGGAATCGGGTGACTTTCAGTCTGCCATTGAAGCCTGTCTGCAACGCACCGACTGGCAACAGCGCCGAGCTGCGAAACAGGCACCACTGAGCAAGGAAGAATTGCCCGATCTGGATGACATGCTCGAAAATCTGCAGGAATCGCTGGCAGAACTGGATCAGCAGATCATTCCGGTCGCACTCAGTCTGATCAGCCTGGTGGTGACTGGGTGCCTGTCATCCCTGCGAGAAGGAATCGCCAACGAAACTGAATTATTTGTGGAACTTGCAACACAACCACTGGCACAACAACGAATTGCAGCGTTTTTGAATCGTAAGAAATAGCCTCTCTCCCTCACAATGAGATTTCCTCATGAGTTCGACGAACCCGATCTTTGACAGCACCGATGTCAGTATTTATTCGTTTGCCACCCATACCCCTGGGCCGGAAGGTGCCTTACCACTGACCGATGAAATGCTGCGAAACGCCCCCAGTGGGGATCTTTTTGGCTGGTCGCAGAATGTGGGGATGGGCCTGCAGGTCGATTTATTAGGAAAAAATGAATATCTGATCCTCTCCACGCACGGTGGGATGCGTGCCGATAATGGCGATGCCATCGCTTTGGGATACCACACGGGCCACTGGGAAGTGGGGCTGATGGTGAAGGCAGCCGCAGAAGAATTGCGTCGAGGCGGTGCAATTCCGTTTGCCGGTGCCGTCACCGATCCGTGTGACGGCCGCACCCAAGGCACCACGGGGATGTTCGATAGTCTGCCGTATCGCAACGATGCAGCAATGGTCTTTCGGCGTCTGATTCGTTCGCTGCCCACCCGTGCGGGGGTGCTGGGCGTAGCAACGTGCGACAAAGGTCTGCCTGCGATGATGATGGCTCTGGCTTCGGAACACGATCACCCTGTCGTGCTGGTTCCTGGTGGGGTAATGCTGGCCACCAAAGGGCACGAAGATACTGGCAAAGTGCAGACAATTGGTGCTCGGTATGCCGCGGGTGAAATCACGTTGGAGCAAGCCGCCATTGAAGGCTGCCACACCTGTGCGTCGCCTGGTGGAGGCTGTCAATTCCTGGGCACGGCTGCTACGTCGCAGGTTGTCGGTGAGGCACTTGGGTTGTCGTTGCCCCACAGTGCGCTGGCACCGTCCGGCCAGGCGGTCTGGCTGGATATGGCCCGTCGCTCCGCACGTGCCCTGCAAAAACTGAAAGTACGCAAAATCACGACCCGCCAGATATTAACGCCTGCTGCATTCCGAAACGCTATGGTGGTACACGCTGCATTCGGGGGCAGCACCAATTTACTCTTACATGTGCCCGCAATTGCGTTCCATGCGGGTGTCCCACGTGCGTCAATTGATGAGTGGGCAGAAATCAATCGGCAGATTCCCCGTATTGTGGATGCACTGCCAAACGGACCTGTTGGCCACCCCACTGTGCAGGTGTTTCTGGCAGGTGGCGTGCCGGAAACGATGCTGCACCTGCGAGAAGCCAATCTGCTCGACCTGAACTGCCTGACGGTGACCGGCGAAACTTTAGGCACCAACCTGGAATGGTGGGAAAAATCGGAAAGGCGACAGCGATTTCGAGAGTTACTTGCCACTGGTGATGGTGTGTCGCCGGAAAATGTGATTATGTCGCTGCAGAAAGCGAAAGAGATGGGGCTGACCCCTTCGCTATGCTTCCCACGTGGCAATCTCTGCCCGCAGGGTTCTGTGATCAAATCGACTTCGATTGACCCACGTGTGGTGGATGCGGACGGTATCTATCGCAAAACCGGACCGGCAAAAGTATTCACCACCGAAAAGGCTGCAATCCAGGCAATTAAAGGCCAGGGTGATCTGAAAGTAGTACCCGGCGATATTCTGGTACTCTGTGCCCGCGGCCCAATGGGATCGGGCATGGAAGAAACCTACCAGGTTACCTCGGCATTGAAGCACATCAGTTGGGGCCGCGAAGTTGCAGTGTTGACCGATGCTCGTTTCAGTGGCGTTTCCACAGGTGCGTGCGTCGGGCATATCAGCCCGGAAGCGCTTGCAGGTGGGCCGATTGGTAAGGTTCGTGATGGTGATCTGATTGAAATCATGATCGACCGCAACCGCCTGGCGGGTCAAATCAACCTGGTGGGAGACGCGACAGGGCACCACGGTATTGCGTGGGGGGATGCACAAATGCAGAGCCGCACCAGCCGACCAGACTTGAAACCAGATGCTGCCCTGCCTGCTGACACTCATCTTTGGGCGTTATTGCAGAATGCCAGCGGTGGGGTTTGGGGCGGGTGTGTCTACGACCATGAGGCCATTGCACAGGCATTGCAGCCAAAAATTGGATAGCCAGAATCATGCTGATTGCAAGTTAGTCGATTTGTTTGTGCTTACAGCAGTTCCTGAATGACGGTGCCGTTCAGTTGCAGGCCCAGTAAAGCGGCCTGCTCGCTACTGATGCCCACCTGATGATGTATCGTGGCAGCCAGATCGGCGGGAGTCAATGGTTTAAGGATAGGTCGTTCTGCTTTTGCATCGCTTTCCCCAATCACGCGGCCCCCACGAATCCCCCCACCTGCAATCAGGGCACTGTAGCAGTGCTCCCAATGGTCTCGGCCAGCCTTCTCATTAATTCGTGGGGTGCGGCCAAACTCTCCCACGGCCAGGATCAACGTCTGGTCCAGTAACCCACGGTGTGCCAGATCGGTCAGCAGTGCTGCATATGCCTGATCCAGCCAGGCAGCATGTCGATCTTGCATGATCTGAAAGTTGCGATAATGATGATCCCAGCCACCGTCACCGGAATCTTCTTCCGCTTCCACATGGTCGGACCAGTTCACCTGCACAAAGGGCACCCCATGCTCGACCAGACGACGAGCCAGCAGGCACGATTGACCAAAGCGGGTGTATCCATATTGCTGCTTGGTTTGTGGTTTTTCCTGCGACAGATCAAACATTTTGCGGGCGTCAGGCGATGTCAGCAGTGCAATCGCCTGTGAATAATACGCATCGCCATGGTGCTGCTGAATCTGGCGTTCCGCACGTGCCAGTGCATCCAGCAAGGTGCGTCGATCGGTCAGGCGTTCCGGTGTCAACTGTTCTGCCAACTGCAACCCGGGAATGCGGACACCTTTGACCGGATCATATTCCAGCCGAAACGGATCATACTTTCCGCCAAGCGTGCCCCCACCTTCCCCAGTGACCTGTTTTTTCCCCTGATGCAGTTTACCGCCCACAATCATGTACGGTGGGGTGGTGTTGCGTTCGCCCAGTTGGCGTGAAACCACAGCACCCAACGCTGGCCGTGGGGCACCAGAAAGAGGTTGACCACCCAGTCCCTGTGCACCCGCGTTCGAACCAGTCAAGCCAATCGTCCCTGCGATTCCATGGTCGTTGGAACTGGTGTGAAGCGAACGGATGATACTGTATTGTTCGCTGAGTCTGGCGATCTGGGGAAATAATTCCCCAATTCGCACGCCGGCTGTTCTGGTTGGAATTGAAGAAAATGGCCCACGGTAATCGAGTGGGGCGTTTGGCTTCGGGTCCCAGGTATCCAGTTGGGCAGGCCCACCCCACAGCCAGAGGAGAATGACCGATTTGGCTTTCCCTTGCAAATACGAAGAGGGAGCCTCGGCATGCAACCGCAAACGGTCGGCACCAGATAGCCCCAGCAACGTGCAGGCACCCACCTGGAGCAAGGCCCGACGTGTTCGATTTTTCTGTGGCTGGCTTCCAATCAACAGCATCGGATCTCCCACGGGAGACATTTCCATCAGCTTACCCGATTGTGGTGCTCGATGCAACGTTTGATCAAAACTGTCATTCCCGCGATCGCGGGAATCCAGAGCAGAAACTCGAACGAAAACCAATTAACCGAAGCAACCCAACAAACGTCATCCCCGCGAACACGGGAATCCAGGACAGAAAACTTGAAGTAAGTACCACAGCACCGAAACGCACCCCTGTAACGTCTTTCCCGCGAACACGAGAATCCAGGACAGAACAACAGAGAAAATTTAGTAATCGACAAACATGAAAATGCAGCTCGTCCAACCAAGATCCGGGGAAACAGTCCTTCGGTGTGTGGGACTACCTCGGCAACATCACCGTGGAACAAAGTAACTTTTGGGGTGAGGTGAAATCGCTGCAGCAACTCCCGGGCTTCCAGTTGATCGATCAAAGACCTGATACAAAGTGGCAATTCAGATTCCATGTGCTAGATTTTTGAAAAACGAGGTGTGGTGAAGTTATTTGGGAATCTAAATCCGGATTTTGCCAGAATTCCTGTCAATGCTTGGTTGTTTTGGAAACCCGGTGCCGGAGATTTGCATGTTTGATTCAACAAACGACCCCAGCCCACTGATCAGGGCTATTGCCGCTGGCGATCAAGATCGGATAATCGAATTGCTTGACAGCGGTCATCCAGTTGATGATCTGGATAGCCACGGTCGCTCTGCGCTGATGTGTGCCATCTGGGAGTACAATCCGGACCTGGTGCAATTGCTCATTGAACGCGGAGCGAACGTCAACTATCGATCTCCATATGGTTCTCGGCCATTGCTTGCCCACCCGAATATGCCTGTCAAAATGACGAAAATGTTGTTGAAAGCGGGTGCTGACCCACAGGCCGCGGGGGTAACGGGGATTCCGGTCATCGCAGAAATTGCTGCCAATTCAACAAAACGAGTGTTGGAAACATGTTTCGATTGTGGTGTCAAACTGGAAATCGACCCCGACACCCAACAGAAACTCATTAAAAAGTTACGTGGCGAACGATCAGCGAACTTAAAACTTGTCCTGAATCATTTGGGTCTGGAGGAATCAAAGGAAACAAGGACCCCTGCACCGAAAAAGCCAAAAACAGATCAAATTGCCTTAACTGCTGCATCCCCCGAATTTAAGCTGGTAACAGAAAAAATCAGAAAGATATTTCATCGAAAGGAATCGACATGGAAACGGCGTGCGGGGGTGATGCGTTTCCACAACGTACCAATCGCTGAACAACTTGCTACGTATTATTCAGAAGCACTGCCGCTCAAAAATAACTTCGATGAGGTTGATGAGCTGCTTCGGCGTTTTGTCCGGGAAATCGAACAATCTGGGTTTTTATTGATTCGAAACGACTTCATTGCCGATGACCGGTGCACTTTACTTCTGTTTCCATCTTCAGAAAAGTATGATGTTCTGCATATGATTGGGACAAATGGAAATAACTACGGGCACAGTACACACGATGTCATCGTCTGGCTGCAGAAAATGGAACAGAAAAACCCTTTCCGGCTGATTGCCGCGACCCACGATGGAATGGAGGGAGAATTTCTGAATGAAGTTCTGGGTGCCCAGAAGCTCGCCGAAGAGATGTTGGAATTCTGCCCTGATCTGCAAACCACGGAAAACGATACTGCAGCGTTTGCATTAGAATTGCTCAACGAGCGCGCTTCGGGCTTTGGTGGGATTAATACTGTTTGACCAGAAACGGAATTTCATTGGAATTTCGTGATCGGAATCAGATTGATCTAACGCTTGAAGATTGCTATGGAGTTTGTCGCATTTGTTAGAAGCTGTTGTTCACTGGCATCAGGAAGCAGATTTCGCACGTGGCAGAATCGATTGATAGAGAAAGAAGATTGCCAGTCCGCTGACCGCGAAGAGTGCAACGACATCGATTATTGTCAGATTTGGGTACAAATCAATCATTTTGACAATCATCGAAGCCAGCACCATCATCGTCACTGCTGCAGTTAATCCAAACTCCTGGCGATGCACAGATCGATTCGATGTTCTTTTCCGAATTCGCACCAGCCGCCAGGTGATGACCAGAAAAATAGTGCCCCCACCGATTAACCAGATCATCGTTGGTAGATTCATGATAACCTCGTTCAAGCACGTTCTCATCAAATTTTCATTGTTTGGAATGTACCACACTCCTCTCGGTCCAGCAATAAAAAACTCGATTGTGGGGGTGAATTGGCACCTCCCACCATTTCAAATGGCAGTTTTCTGCTGAAAATTGCGATACGAGTGCTAAAATTGACCAGAACTGCTGATTTGTAGCCAACAGTCAGCCGCCTAGTTACGATCACAGGAAACCAATGCGTTTTATCATTGCCAACGAATTTTACGAGCAACTCCTGCAGGAACCCTTTCATGAAGCCGATTGCTACGTGCGGCCGGGGGAGTATCTGCACCACATGTATATCGATGGCGTAAA from Zavarzinella sp. includes these protein-coding regions:
- a CDS encoding serine/threonine-protein kinase; this encodes MQQIYLNQYESLGKIGSGGMGDVFLARPINDPARSVVVKVLKPQKQLTKTGRESIIREMQFAGHLHHPYIVELLDRGIDPVAGPCLVYEFVPGSLLRDILRVEKRLDLPRCGWLLGCICHALQTAHLAGIVHRDLKPGNIMVVGAGTSEELVKVMDFGIASAMTQPYLTTDQLAGKKDVVRTQGTPKYISPEQLRGETTDARADIYCLGVMLYEMVTGQLPFPYEDVGKLIDAHLKAAPPSFASIQVFHIPPQIERLILNCLSKYPPERPGSAGALAKQFGVALGTDIWDATRPAGVREVVPLAESLPDMPEISSNEMVFETDAWMPDAIASMKLGGFLTSIGATILDTQPGKLDARFDFAVESPKSGWLGKIFPKKSTVPIRIRLELHRPNVSEGKIHIRMIMNATEELMQRNSVRTMCEALFAELKKFL
- a CDS encoding thioredoxin-like domain-containing protein; the encoded protein is MKRFRMRLFASLFIVGGFNQFAHAAPPPAVNDILAFKPRIGGVEITIPAGAQLSACKVEAAKKGDSVIGWILTDGNGNTLRKFVDASGSGQINTWSYFRDGVEAYREIDSNNNNRVDQYRWLGKNGSKWGVDVDEDGKIDSWLAISPEEVSQEILAAIGTRDFERVKALMLTQKDVETLGLPPAELSRLNEKMAAAGADFQKTCAALVNVDDKAVWLHLETRKPETLAADELGSKIDLIRYPHATILAQVGNGTDTKTQNIQTGELIQVGRAWRIVQAPYGGLPEEAVASNNIGGVRIPAGAEKFIEELKTHDTNAAPADRAQLTDYHLKRAAILEKIVALIKPDDRANRDVWVRQVAESYAAAAQQLDGTALQKLDGLRQQLEKTNDPESVKLLAYVTFRTLTANYAIRLAQFASQKEPNPQDMQKLQDDWKATLTKFVSDFGTADDTPDAMMQLGMVYEFAGKEDEAKKWYELLIKNFDRHPLARKAQGCLTRMNLEGKQLELVGKTLAGNQSFDVKALAGKVVVVYYWASWNGTAMDDFKKIRIAMAQYKNVELVGVNLDNNPASAIDFLKQNEIGNGVHIHETGGLESGLATQYGITVLPNIFITNAQGIVVDRSAQATTLIDDLKKAGAK
- a CDS encoding enoyl-CoA hydratase/isomerase family protein, whose translation is MSAITRTLEAGVVTLTIDQPDQKVNILSTSLWKELGSHLEEVGKLECRGVIIQSGKSGNFLAGADLKELSGEPSATDVRNFIDRGHRVLFQLEELSCPTVACIDGAALGGGFELAMACDYRLIGSSPKWKLGMPELNLGVIPGWGGTQRLPRYVGIEEAIMRLISGESYDPQDLPPEDFISDYVESGDFQSAIEACLQRTDWQQRRAAKQAPLSKEELPDLDDMLENLQESLAELDQQIIPVALSLISLVVTGCLSSLREGIANETELFVELATQPLAQQRIAAFLNRKK
- a CDS encoding YjhG/YagF family D-xylonate dehydratase, producing MSSTNPIFDSTDVSIYSFATHTPGPEGALPLTDEMLRNAPSGDLFGWSQNVGMGLQVDLLGKNEYLILSTHGGMRADNGDAIALGYHTGHWEVGLMVKAAAEELRRGGAIPFAGAVTDPCDGRTQGTTGMFDSLPYRNDAAMVFRRLIRSLPTRAGVLGVATCDKGLPAMMMALASEHDHPVVLVPGGVMLATKGHEDTGKVQTIGARYAAGEITLEQAAIEGCHTCASPGGGCQFLGTAATSQVVGEALGLSLPHSALAPSGQAVWLDMARRSARALQKLKVRKITTRQILTPAAFRNAMVVHAAFGGSTNLLLHVPAIAFHAGVPRASIDEWAEINRQIPRIVDALPNGPVGHPTVQVFLAGGVPETMLHLREANLLDLNCLTVTGETLGTNLEWWEKSERRQRFRELLATGDGVSPENVIMSLQKAKEMGLTPSLCFPRGNLCPQGSVIKSTSIDPRVVDADGIYRKTGPAKVFTTEKAAIQAIKGQGDLKVVPGDILVLCARGPMGSGMEETYQVTSALKHISWGREVAVLTDARFSGVSTGACVGHISPEALAGGPIGKVRDGDLIEIMIDRNRLAGQINLVGDATGHHGIAWGDAQMQSRTSRPDLKPDAALPADTHLWALLQNASGGVWGGCVYDHEAIAQALQPKIG
- a CDS encoding DUF1501 domain-containing protein, which encodes MHRAPQSGKLMEMSPVGDPMLLIGSQPQKNRTRRALLQVGACTLLGLSGADRLRLHAEAPSSYLQGKAKSVILLWLWGGPAQLDTWDPKPNAPLDYRGPFSSIPTRTAGVRIGELFPQIARLSEQYSIIRSLHTSSNDHGIAGTIGLTGSNAGAQGLGGQPLSGAPRPALGAVVSRQLGERNTTPPYMIVGGKLHQGKKQVTGEGGGTLGGKYDPFRLEYDPVKGVRIPGLQLAEQLTPERLTDRRTLLDALARAERQIQQHHGDAYYSQAIALLTSPDARKMFDLSQEKPQTKQQYGYTRFGQSCLLARRLVEHGVPFVQVNWSDHVEAEEDSGDGGWDHHYRNFQIMQDRHAAWLDQAYAALLTDLAHRGLLDQTLILAVGEFGRTPRINEKAGRDHWEHCYSALIAGGGIRGGRVIGESDAKAERPILKPLTPADLAATIHHQVGISSEQAALLGLQLNGTVIQELL
- a CDS encoding DUF4253 domain-containing protein, whose product is MFDSTNDPSPLIRAIAAGDQDRIIELLDSGHPVDDLDSHGRSALMCAIWEYNPDLVQLLIERGANVNYRSPYGSRPLLAHPNMPVKMTKMLLKAGADPQAAGVTGIPVIAEIAANSTKRVLETCFDCGVKLEIDPDTQQKLIKKLRGERSANLKLVLNHLGLEESKETRTPAPKKPKTDQIALTAASPEFKLVTEKIRKIFHRKESTWKRRAGVMRFHNVPIAEQLATYYSEALPLKNNFDEVDELLRRFVREIEQSGFLLIRNDFIADDRCTLLLFPSSEKYDVLHMIGTNGNNYGHSTHDVIVWLQKMEQKNPFRLIAATHDGMEGEFLNEVLGAQKLAEEMLEFCPDLQTTENDTAAFALELLNERASGFGGINTV